In a single window of the Esox lucius isolate fEsoLuc1 chromosome 22, fEsoLuc1.pri, whole genome shotgun sequence genome:
- the poglut1 gene encoding protein O-glucosyltransferase 1 — MELTWLLMAFLTLQFCGGDFSVAGLGDGGRWQKYIEKITEAVQQHKPCSPNNCSCHLSVVKDDLRPFSGGVSEDLMAATIRRGVGTHYQIIDHKLYREQNCMFPARCSGVQHFILQVIDRLPDMEMVVNVRDYPQVPGWVQPTLPVLSFSKTADYRDIMYPAWTFWEGGPAVWPIYPTGLGRWDIMRDDLQKSAAEWPWARKDSKGFFRGSRTSPERDPLVLLSREDPDLVDAEYTKNQAWKSEKDTLGRPPAKEIPLVDHCQYKYLFNFRGVAASFRLKHLFLCGSLVFHVGEEWLEFFYPQLVPWVHYIPVKQDLSDLRELLLFVKENDDAAQEIAVRGQRFILDHLRMEDVSCYWERVLTEFGGLLKYRPKRKTNYNQVIHKPGKTEL; from the exons ATGGAATTGACATGGCTGTTGATGGCTTTTCTAACTTTACAGTTTTGTGGAGGTGATTTCAGCGTAGCCGGATTAG GTGATGGTGGCAGGTGGCAGAAATACATTGAGAAGATCACAGAAGCCGTACAGCAACACAAGCCTTGCAGCCCAAACAACTGCAGTTGCCACCTCAG TGTCGTAAAGGATGACCTACGACCTTTCAGTGGGGGAGTGTCTGAGGATCTCATGGCAGCCACGATTCGTCGTGGCGTGGGCACCCATTACCAGATAATTGACCATAAGCTGTATCGGGAGCAGAACTGTATGTTTCCAGCCAG GTGTAGCGGTGTGCAGCACTTCATTCTTCAGGTGATCGACAGGTTGCCAGATATGGAGATGGTGGTGAACGTGCGGGATTACCCCCAGGTTCCAGGTTGGGTGCAGCCCACCCTGCCTGTCTTGTCTTTCAGTAAG ACTGCTGACTATCGGGACATCATGTATCCGGCCTGGACGTTTTGGGAGGGAGGGCCGGCTGTATGGCCCATATACCCCACTGGATTGGGACGATGGGACATCATGAGGGATGACCTTCAGAA GTCAGCGGCAGAGTGGCCGTGGGCGAGGAAAGACTCCAAAGGGTTCTTCAGAGGCTCCAGGACTAGTCCTGAGAGGGACCCCCTGGTGCTTCTGTCCAGAGAGGACCCAGATCTTGTGGATGCTGAGTACACCAAGAACCAGGCCTGGAAGTCTGAGAAGGACACACTGGGGAGACCCCCAGCAAAGGAGATTCCCCTGGTCGACCACTGTCAGTACAA GTACCTATTTAACTTCCGAGGTGTGGCGGCCAGCTTCCGTCTGAAGCACTTGTTCCTTTGTGGCTCCTTGGTGTTCCATGTTGGAGAGGAGTGGCTGGAGTTCTTCTACCCCCAGCTGGTGCCCTGGGTTCACTACATCCCTGTCAAACAGGACCTCTCTGACCTCAG GGAACTGCTACTGTTTGTGAAAGAAAATGACGATGCTGCACAAGAGATTGCCGTTAG GGGTCAGCGATTTATCCTGGACCATCTGAGGATGGAGGACGTGTCATGTTACTGGGAGAGGGTTCTCACTGAGTTTGGGGGACTGCTCAAGTACAGACCTAAGAGGAAGACCAACTACAATCAAGTTATCCACAAACCTGGGAAAACTGAACTGTAA
- the LOC105019880 gene encoding calsequestrin-2 has protein sequence MKRGVSFPRTSGDRSASTVQEARKREKERGIQSERKCLVRGRKSSCQCKNTTRSGDYRGKGMQLLWLCLLPCLYLASQCSAEQGLEFPSFDGKDRVLHINERNYKKALKRFDMLCLLYHEPQPAHKGKQKQLQMTELVLELTAQVLEDKDIGFGMLDSQKDAKVAKKLGLEEEGSLYVFKDDRVIEFDGELSADTLVEFLLDVLEDPVELISNPMELRAFERMEEDIRLIGYFKGEDSYYKAFQEASERFQPYIKFFATFDKATAKHLSLKMNEVNFYEPFMEEPAILPGRQLSEMDIVDFVHQHRRATLRKLRAEDMFETWEDDMDGIHIVAFAEEEDPDGYEFLEILKDVARDNTNNPELSIVWIDPDDFPLLTTYWEKTFKVNLFKPQIGVVNVTDADSVWLDMSNDEDLPTAEELEDWIEDVLSGKVNTEDDDDFRDDYDYDRDEEDSHQPDDRRDYNRDEEDSD, from the exons ATGAAGAGGGGTGTGAGCTTTCCACGTACATCTGGGGATAGAAGTGCCTCCACAGTGCAAGAggcaagaaagagagaaaaagaaagaggaataCAAAGTGAGAGAAAGTGCCTAGTGAGGGGCAGAAAGAGCAGTTGTCAGTGTAAGAATACAACCAGATCAGGAGACTACAGGGGCAAGgg CATGCAGCTCCTCTGGCTGTGTCTGTTACCCTGCCTGTACCTGGCGTCCCAGTGCTCCGCAGAGCAGGGACTGGAGTTCCCCAGCTTTGACGGGAAGGACAGAGTCCTGCACATCAATGAACGCAACTACAAGAAGGCTCTGAAGAGGTTTGACATGCTGTGCCTTCTCTACCATGAACCGCAGCCAGCTCACAAGGGCAAACAAAAACAGCTTCAGATGACCGAGCTCGTGCTGGAG CTAACTGCACAAGTCCTGGAGGACAAGGACATAGGCTTTGGCATGCTAGACTCCCAGAAGGACGCCAAAGTGGCAAAGAAACTGG gtttggaggaggagggcaGTCTATATGTCTTCAAGGACGACCGTGTGATCGAGTTTGATGGCGAACTCTCGGCAGACACTCTGGTGGAATTCCTGCTGGAC GTACTAGAGGATCCCGTAGAGCTCATCAGTAACCCCATGGAGCTCAGGGCCTTTGAAAGGATGGAAGAAGACATCCGCCTCATTGGCTACTTCAAGGGAGAGGACTCCT ATTATAAGGCCTTCCAGGAGGCTTCGGAGCGTTTTCAGCCCTACATCAAGTTCTTCGCCACATTCGACAAAGCT ACTGCAAAGCACCTCTCTCTGAAGATGAACGAGGTGAACTTCTATGAGCCTTTCATGGAGGAACCAGCCATCCTCCCTGGCAGGCAACTCTCAGAGATGGACATAGTGGACTTTGTCCACCAACACAGAAG GGCGACTCTGAGAAAACTGCGTGCAGAGGACATGTTTGAGACATGG GAGGACGACATGGATGGGATCCACATTGTAGCCTTCGCTGAGGAGGAAGACCCCG ATGGTTATGAGTTCCTGGAGATCCTGAAAGACGTGGCCAGAGATAACACCAACAACCCTGAACTCAGCATAGTATGGATCGATCCTGATGACTTTCCTCTG TTGACCACATACTGGGAGAAGACTTTCAAGGTTAACCTGTTTAAGCCTCAGATTGGAGTGGTGAATGTAACCGAC GCGGACAGTGTCTGGCTGGACATGTCAAATGACGAAGACCTGCCCACAGCCGAGGAACTAGAGGACTGGATAGAAGATGTGCTGTCTGGGAAGGTTAACACTGAGGATGACGATGATTTCAGAGATGACTATGACTATGacagggatgaagaggacagtcACCAGCCTGACGATCGTCGTGACTATAacagggatgaagaggacagtgACTAG